A genomic segment from Flavobacterium sp. 9R encodes:
- a CDS encoding acyl-CoA-binding protein: protein MTNDELDIQFQEAFDKASNMTQPLPPDVMLRLYAYYKQATFGTSNYNRNDNFDLRNAFKTNAWIQISHLTQEEAKTLYIETVNELLKNSES, encoded by the coding sequence ATGACCAACGACGAGCTAGACATACAATTTCAAGAAGCATTTGACAAAGCTTCTAATATGACACAACCATTACCTCCAGATGTAATGTTGCGTTTGTATGCCTATTACAAACAAGCTACTTTTGGAACTTCTAATTACAACAGAAATGATAATTTTGATTTAAGAAATGCATTTAAAACAAATGCTTGGATTCAGATAAGTCATTTAACCCAAGAAGAAGCCAAAACGCTTTACATAGAAACCGTAAACGAATTATTAAAAAATAGTGAATCATGA
- a CDS encoding M14 family metallopeptidase: protein MKSIFTLLLLFSLSVLSQKNNKYDTFFEKGNGNQSATYEETIKYYKLLANDFPTIKVQEAGMTDSGFPLHIVVFNPDKEFDFKKITTTKAVILINNGIHAGEPDGIDASMQLYRDLALGKIKAPKNTVLVCIPVYNIGGALNRNSTSRANQNGPEEYGFRGNARNYDLNRDFIKSDTKNTKSFVEIFHLTNPDVFIDNHVSNGSDYQYKLTYIMTQHNKLGTALGNFLNEEMMPAIVNDLQKKKIESTPYVNTFSDTPDKGFGQFFESPRFATGYTSLFNTIGFVVETHMLKNYSDRVKVTYEYMRSAIDFTDTNYQKIKLLRVQNEAQYLPNKKYTIKWELDTTKKTTIPFLGFEASYKKSEATTGNRLFYDRTKPYKKEVPYIKEFKAVKEIEIPRYYIIPQGFWPVIDLLKHNGISIKPIKKDTIITVERYRIADFKTTPNAYEGHYLHRNTNVKSTIEKVSFRKGDFLITTQQKGIKYLLETLEPEGVDSFFNWNFFDTLLQQKEGYSDYVFEDTAAQLLKDNPNLKSEFEALKAKDPAFNKNPEAQLDWIYKHSDYYEKAHLNYPVYRIL, encoded by the coding sequence ATGAAATCTATCTTCACCCTACTTTTACTATTCTCTCTTTCTGTATTGTCGCAAAAAAACAATAAATACGACACCTTTTTTGAAAAAGGAAATGGAAATCAATCTGCTACCTACGAGGAAACCATTAAATATTACAAACTTTTAGCCAATGACTTTCCAACGATTAAAGTACAAGAAGCAGGAATGACCGACAGTGGTTTCCCTTTACATATTGTAGTTTTTAATCCTGATAAAGAATTCGATTTTAAAAAAATCACTACTACTAAAGCCGTAATCCTTATTAATAATGGAATTCATGCTGGAGAACCCGATGGTATAGATGCCAGTATGCAATTATACAGAGATTTGGCGCTAGGTAAGATTAAAGCACCTAAAAACACCGTTTTAGTCTGTATTCCAGTTTATAACATAGGAGGTGCATTGAATAGAAATTCAACTTCGCGTGCCAACCAAAATGGTCCAGAAGAATATGGTTTTAGAGGCAATGCTAGAAATTATGATTTGAATCGCGATTTCATAAAATCAGACACCAAAAACACCAAAAGTTTTGTTGAAATTTTCCATTTGACAAATCCCGATGTTTTTATTGATAATCACGTCAGTAATGGCTCGGATTATCAGTATAAATTGACATACATTATGACCCAACACAACAAATTAGGGACAGCTTTGGGGAATTTTTTGAATGAAGAAATGATGCCCGCTATTGTAAATGATTTACAAAAAAAGAAAATAGAAAGCACTCCCTATGTCAATACTTTTTCCGACACACCTGATAAAGGTTTTGGGCAGTTTTTTGAAAGTCCACGTTTTGCAACAGGTTACACTTCCTTATTCAATACTATCGGATTTGTTGTTGAAACACATATGCTAAAAAATTACTCCGACAGAGTAAAAGTAACTTATGAATATATGCGTTCAGCCATCGATTTTACTGATACTAATTATCAAAAAATAAAATTGCTACGCGTTCAGAATGAAGCGCAATATTTACCAAATAAAAAGTACACCATCAAATGGGAACTGGATACCACTAAAAAAACGACTATCCCCTTCTTAGGTTTTGAAGCTAGTTACAAAAAAAGCGAGGCAACCACTGGCAATCGTTTGTTTTATGACCGTACAAAACCGTACAAAAAAGAAGTTCCTTACATCAAAGAATTCAAAGCAGTAAAAGAAATTGAAATCCCTAGATATTATATAATTCCTCAAGGTTTCTGGCCTGTGATTGATTTATTAAAACACAACGGAATCAGTATCAAACCAATAAAAAAAGACACCATAATAACCGTAGAACGGTATCGTATTGCGGATTTTAAAACCACACCCAATGCTTACGAAGGTCATTATTTGCATCGTAATACAAATGTAAAGTCAACGATAGAAAAAGTATCTTTTAGAAAAGGAGATTTTTTAATAACTACACAACAAAAAGGAATAAAATACCTCTTAGAAACACTTGAGCCAGAAGGCGTAGATTCCTTCTTTAATTGGAATTTCTTTGATACGCTATTGCAACAAAAAGAAGGCTATTCTGATTATGTTTTCGAAGATACAGCCGCTCAATTACTAAAAGACAATCCCAATTTAAAATCCGAATTTGAAGCCTTAAAAGCAAAAGACCCTGCTTTTAATAAAAATCCAGAAGCACAATTGGACTGGATATATAAACATTCCGACTATTACGAAAAAGCACATCTCAATTACCCAGTATATCGAATTTTATAG
- a CDS encoding phosphatidate cytidylyltransferase: MNETLKRSLSGAVYITLLLASILYSTESFFILFGVFLIIALYEFCNLVQMKAALPIVLGTLLYSFVTLVSHYATETTAFINRAFQTQINLEINIQKLDLALLAVTIVVSIKCILFLFYDSVQKVSTSSKYLYLLGYITLPFIFITKISFGINDYNPKIIIGLFILIWTNDTFAYIVGKSMGKHKLFERISPKKTIEGFLGGIVFAVFAGYLISKLYIEPKPEFSQKSILIWTFIALIVGIMGTIGDLIESKFKRIAEVKDSGSIMPGHGGILDRLDSVIFVAPIIFLFYQILNYVS, encoded by the coding sequence ATGAATGAAACGCTTAAACGATCCTTATCTGGAGCGGTATATATAACTTTATTACTCGCTTCAATTCTTTATTCTACTGAAAGTTTTTTTATACTATTTGGTGTTTTTTTGATCATTGCCTTATATGAATTTTGCAATTTGGTTCAAATGAAAGCTGCGTTGCCTATTGTATTAGGAACGCTACTCTACTCGTTTGTAACCTTGGTAAGTCATTATGCTACCGAAACCACAGCATTTATAAATAGAGCTTTTCAAACTCAAATAAATCTTGAAATAAATATTCAGAAATTAGATTTAGCATTATTGGCTGTAACAATTGTTGTATCTATCAAATGCATATTGTTTTTATTTTATGATTCAGTTCAAAAAGTAAGTACTTCGTCCAAATACTTATACCTACTTGGCTACATTACCTTACCTTTTATTTTTATAACTAAAATTTCGTTTGGTATAAATGATTATAATCCAAAAATCATTATTGGTTTATTCATATTGATTTGGACCAACGATACTTTCGCATACATCGTTGGAAAGTCGATGGGAAAACACAAATTATTTGAAAGAATTTCACCCAAAAAAACTATAGAAGGATTCCTTGGCGGAATTGTTTTTGCAGTTTTTGCAGGATATTTAATTTCAAAATTATACATAGAACCCAAACCTGAATTTAGCCAAAAATCAATTTTAATTTGGACTTTTATTGCTTTAATCGTTGGTATAATGGGAACAATTGGAGATTTAATTGAATCTAAATTCAAACGAATTGCCGAAGTAAAAGACAGCGGAAGTATTATGCCCGGACACGGAGGCATTCTAGATCGACTAGATAGTGTTATATTTGTAGCGCCGATTATATTTTTATTTTACCAAATTTTAAATTATGTTTCATAA
- a CDS encoding SRPBCC family protein, giving the protein MNLESPKVAVSKSAQELFDLLTDVRNFEKLMPDNIAKFEVIGDDAFIFGLKGMPEIKLKMKEKVAPNKVVLGAASDKLPFTLTASIDAVSDNNSEVKLDFVGEFNPMMAMMIKGPIGKFIETLATNMTKL; this is encoded by the coding sequence ATGAATTTAGAAAGCCCAAAAGTTGCTGTATCAAAATCTGCTCAAGAACTTTTTGATTTATTGACAGATGTCAGAAACTTTGAAAAATTAATGCCTGATAACATTGCAAAATTTGAAGTAATTGGCGATGACGCTTTTATTTTTGGATTAAAAGGAATGCCTGAAATCAAACTAAAAATGAAAGAAAAAGTTGCTCCAAACAAAGTAGTTCTTGGCGCAGCTAGTGACAAACTACCTTTTACACTTACCGCTTCGATTGATGCCGTTTCTGACAACAACAGCGAAGTAAAACTGGATTTTGTCGGCGAATTCAACCCAATGATGGCTATGATGATTAAAGGACCTATTGGTAAATTCATAGAAACCTTAGCTACAAATATGACCAAATTGTAA
- a CDS encoding biotin--[acetyl-CoA-carboxylase] ligase codes for MKLIKLDAIDSTNDFLKGISVLPETVNFTVVTAETQTKGKGQMGQKWESETGRNLIMSVLLKDVFKDINELFHLNIVFSLAVIDALNSYKVPELSIKWPNDIMSYNKKIGGILIENSIKSDGSIESIIGLGLNVNQTNFIDLPKATSLSLVCEVEFDRELLLQLIVDTFKQKIVYWKEYEIQFWKDYTHLLFKKGIPMPFADENESHFMGIIQGVSDIGKLKVLLEDDTIAEFDIKEIQMLY; via the coding sequence ATGAAGTTAATCAAACTCGATGCCATAGATTCTACAAATGATTTCCTTAAAGGTATTTCTGTTCTTCCTGAAACGGTTAATTTTACTGTAGTTACCGCTGAAACCCAAACCAAAGGGAAAGGCCAAATGGGGCAAAAATGGGAGTCTGAGACAGGTAGAAATTTGATAATGAGTGTTTTGCTAAAAGATGTTTTTAAGGATATTAATGAGTTGTTTCATTTGAATATTGTCTTTTCTTTAGCAGTTATTGATGCCTTAAATAGCTATAAGGTTCCTGAATTAAGTATCAAATGGCCAAACGACATAATGTCATACAATAAAAAAATTGGTGGCATTTTGATTGAAAACAGTATTAAAAGCGACGGAAGCATAGAGTCCATTATTGGTTTAGGGCTAAATGTCAATCAAACCAATTTTATTGATTTACCCAAGGCCACATCATTATCTTTAGTTTGCGAGGTCGAATTCGATAGGGAATTGTTGTTGCAATTGATTGTTGATACTTTTAAACAAAAAATTGTGTATTGGAAGGAATATGAAATTCAGTTTTGGAAGGATTATACTCATTTACTTTTTAAAAAGGGGATTCCTATGCCTTTTGCAGATGAAAATGAGTCTCATTTTATGGGGATTATTCAAGGAGTTTCTGATATAGGAAAGTTAAAAGTGCTTTTGGAAGACGATACTATTGCAGAATTTGATATAAAAGAAATACAGATGTTGTATTAA
- the ftsH gene encoding ATP-dependent zinc metalloprotease FtsH gives MAKENNPNSNKFKISPWLIYAAILIIFLLINFATGGSSLQEASQLTSSKFNDYLEKGQIEKVIVYNKSEAEVFLNAAALKEATHQKVSKDVFDRPNKGPHYTLEIGNDQIFQTKLEKAVKEGKLKDFNFLQKNNWSDILISLLPIIIIIGVWIFIMRKMSGGGAGGGGQIFNIGKSKAKLFDEKTDIKTTFKDVAGLEGAKEEIQEIVEFLKNPEKYTNLGGKIPKGALLVGPPGTGKTLLAKAVAGEAQVPFFSLSGSDFVEMFVGVGASRVRDLFKQAKEKSPAIIFIDEIDAVGRARGKSNMSGGNDERENTLNQLLTEMDGFGTNSNVIVLAATNRADVLDKALMRAGRFDRQIFVDLPDIRERAEIFAVHLAPIKKVEGLDLDFLAKQTPGFSGADIANVCNEAALIAARNNKTAVDRQDFLDAVDRIIGGLEKKNKIITPDEKRAIAIHEAGHATVSWMLEHAAPLIKVTIVPRGQSLGAAWYLPEERQIVRTDQMLDEMCATMGGRAAEKVTFDRISTGALSDLEKVTRQARAMVTIYGLNDKIGNVTYYDSTGQNEYGFSKPYSDDTAKIIDTEISELIEGQYQRAIKILEENKDKLNQLADILIEKEVIFKDDLETIFGKRSFDQNLEETVS, from the coding sequence ATGGCTAAAGAGAATAATCCAAATTCCAATAAATTTAAAATAAGTCCTTGGTTAATTTACGCGGCGATACTTATCATTTTTCTATTAATAAACTTTGCAACTGGAGGTTCTAGCTTACAAGAAGCCTCACAATTGACATCTTCTAAATTCAATGATTATTTAGAAAAAGGTCAAATAGAAAAAGTTATCGTTTACAACAAATCTGAAGCAGAAGTATTCTTGAATGCTGCTGCTTTGAAAGAAGCTACTCATCAAAAAGTATCTAAAGATGTATTTGACAGACCTAACAAAGGACCACATTATACTTTAGAAATTGGTAATGACCAAATTTTCCAAACCAAATTAGAAAAAGCCGTTAAAGAAGGAAAGCTAAAAGACTTTAACTTTTTACAGAAAAACAATTGGTCGGATATTTTGATTAGCCTACTCCCTATCATCATAATTATTGGAGTATGGATTTTCATTATGCGAAAAATGTCTGGCGGAGGAGCTGGAGGTGGTGGACAGATTTTCAATATCGGAAAATCTAAAGCTAAATTATTCGATGAAAAAACAGATATCAAAACCACATTTAAAGATGTTGCTGGTTTAGAAGGAGCAAAAGAAGAAATTCAAGAAATCGTTGAATTCTTAAAAAACCCAGAAAAATACACCAATCTAGGAGGTAAAATTCCAAAAGGAGCTTTATTAGTAGGACCTCCAGGAACAGGAAAAACTCTTTTGGCTAAAGCTGTTGCAGGCGAAGCTCAAGTACCTTTCTTCTCCTTATCAGGTTCTGATTTTGTGGAAATGTTTGTAGGTGTAGGTGCTTCACGTGTACGTGATTTATTCAAACAAGCCAAAGAAAAATCACCTGCAATTATTTTTATTGACGAGATTGACGCAGTTGGTAGAGCTAGAGGAAAAAGCAATATGTCTGGCGGAAACGACGAACGTGAAAATACATTGAACCAACTTTTAACAGAAATGGATGGTTTTGGAACCAATTCAAATGTAATTGTTTTGGCAGCTACTAACAGAGCTGATGTATTAGACAAAGCCTTGATGCGTGCAGGGCGTTTTGATAGACAAATTTTTGTTGATTTACCAGATATCCGTGAAAGAGCAGAAATCTTTGCCGTTCACTTAGCTCCAATTAAAAAGGTAGAAGGATTAGATTTAGACTTCTTAGCTAAACAAACTCCTGGTTTCTCTGGTGCTGATATTGCTAATGTTTGTAACGAAGCGGCACTTATTGCAGCACGTAACAATAAAACAGCGGTAGACCGTCAAGACTTTTTAGATGCTGTAGATAGAATCATTGGTGGTTTAGAAAAGAAAAACAAAATCATCACTCCAGATGAAAAACGAGCAATTGCGATACACGAAGCGGGTCACGCAACGGTTAGCTGGATGCTTGAACACGCAGCTCCACTAATTAAGGTAACAATCGTACCTCGTGGTCAAAGTTTAGGAGCTGCTTGGTATTTGCCAGAAGAAAGACAAATCGTTAGAACAGACCAAATGTTAGACGAAATGTGTGCAACTATGGGTGGTAGAGCTGCTGAGAAAGTAACCTTTGATAGAATATCGACTGGAGCATTGAGTGACTTAGAAAAAGTAACTCGCCAAGCTAGAGCAATGGTAACTATATATGGATTGAATGATAAGATAGGTAACGTAACCTATTACGATTCTACAGGTCAAAATGAGTACGGGTTCTCAAAACCTTATTCTGATGATACCGCTAAAATTATTGACACTGAAATTTCTGAATTAATTGAAGGGCAATACCAAAGAGCTATCAAAATATTAGAAGAAAACAAAGACAAACTCAACCAATTAGCAGATATTCTAATTGAAAAAGAAGTGATTTTCAAAGATGACTTAGAAACAATTTTTGGAAAACGTTCTTTCGATCAAAATCTAGAAGAAACCGTTTCATAG
- a CDS encoding lactate utilization protein B/C yields the protein MSLFRKFFSSGQTNSDEDKEINKTSFDQNVPVDEQFIFNFKRNGGKFLYCDSLNEVKEQFENILEENDWFESEALCFEPTLFPMLKENNIFFDKPQNPKFLLATCENLVSDEGSISFSSNQIKQKKPNELPVNMVIIAHTSQIISGKSEILSAIKNKYKKEYPSNITTIKYFEKAQEEDFTQYGSAAKNLYLILLEDL from the coding sequence ATGAGTCTTTTCAGAAAATTTTTTAGTTCTGGTCAAACAAATTCAGATGAAGATAAAGAGATCAATAAAACCTCTTTTGATCAAAACGTCCCTGTTGATGAACAGTTCATCTTTAATTTTAAAAGAAACGGTGGTAAATTTCTATATTGCGATTCATTAAACGAGGTAAAAGAACAATTCGAGAATATATTGGAAGAAAATGATTGGTTCGAAAGTGAAGCACTTTGTTTTGAACCAACCTTATTTCCTATGCTTAAAGAAAATAACATTTTCTTTGACAAACCTCAAAACCCTAAATTTTTATTAGCTACTTGTGAAAACTTAGTTTCTGACGAAGGATCTATTTCGTTTTCTTCAAACCAAATCAAGCAAAAAAAACCAAATGAATTACCTGTAAACATGGTAATTATTGCTCACACAAGTCAAATCATCTCTGGCAAAAGCGAAATTCTTAGTGCAATCAAAAACAAGTACAAAAAAGAATATCCTAGTAATATTACAACCATAAAATATTTCGAAAAAGCACAAGAAGAAGATTTTACTCAGTATGGAAGTGCTGCTAAAAATTTATACCTTATACTACTAGAGGATCTATAA
- the pyrE gene encoding orotate phosphoribosyltransferase, with translation MIFNKDTAEKTAELLLQINAIKLNPGNPFTWASGWKSPIYCDNRLILSFPVIRNYVRDEFSKHIEKQFGKPDVIAGVATGAIGIGMLVAESMGLPFVYVRPEPKKHGRQNQIEGFLQKGQNVVIVEDLISTGGSSLQAFEALKEAGAVVKGMAAIFTYGFDVSEENFKKANLDLYTLSNYQNLLNLAVAKQYITEKEESTLREWNASPSTWGV, from the coding sequence ATGATTTTTAATAAAGATACTGCCGAAAAAACAGCCGAATTGCTTTTGCAAATAAATGCAATTAAATTGAATCCCGGAAATCCTTTTACGTGGGCTTCTGGCTGGAAATCTCCTATTTATTGTGATAATCGTCTAATTCTTTCATTTCCAGTGATAAGAAATTATGTGAGAGACGAATTTTCTAAACACATCGAAAAACAATTTGGGAAACCAGATGTTATTGCTGGTGTTGCTACAGGTGCCATAGGCATTGGAATGCTTGTTGCTGAAAGTATGGGACTTCCATTCGTATATGTTCGTCCTGAGCCAAAAAAACACGGTAGACAAAACCAAATTGAAGGCTTTTTACAAAAAGGACAAAATGTAGTTATTGTGGAAGACCTCATAAGTACTGGCGGAAGTAGTTTACAAGCCTTTGAAGCACTAAAAGAAGCTGGAGCTGTAGTAAAAGGTATGGCAGCCATATTTACTTATGGATTTGATGTTTCGGAAGAAAATTTCAAAAAAGCCAATTTAGACTTGTATACCTTGAGTAATTATCAAAACTTACTCAACTTAGCTGTGGCCAAGCAATACATTACAGAAAAAGAGGAAAGCACATTAAGAGAATGGAATGCATCACCATCAACATGGGGTGTCTAA
- a CDS encoding NUDIX hydrolase, whose product MYKVFVNDKPLFLTNQISKETDFELFLLDSIDVERIIVKIFQNKIQKAYLYHPDEREIMKTLKAKIPVCKAGGGLVYNKKGEVLFIFRNGKWDLPKGGIEKGEEIEVTAKREVEEETGVNKLEIVKKLQKTYHVFKRNGKYKLKVTHWFEMQSKFEGTPQGQLEEGIEKVAWLNPEEIKEALKNSYENIKLLFEEEKLLK is encoded by the coding sequence ATGTATAAAGTTTTTGTTAACGACAAACCACTTTTTTTGACAAATCAAATCTCTAAAGAGACAGATTTTGAATTATTTCTGCTAGATAGTATTGATGTAGAGCGAATTATAGTTAAAATTTTTCAAAATAAAATCCAGAAAGCCTATTTGTATCACCCTGATGAAAGGGAAATTATGAAAACATTGAAGGCAAAAATACCAGTTTGTAAAGCTGGAGGTGGATTGGTTTATAATAAAAAAGGGGAAGTCTTGTTTATTTTTAGAAATGGGAAATGGGATTTGCCTAAAGGCGGAATAGAAAAAGGAGAGGAGATTGAAGTTACCGCAAAGCGTGAGGTTGAAGAAGAAACGGGTGTCAATAAATTAGAAATCGTAAAGAAGTTACAAAAAACTTATCATGTTTTTAAGCGAAATGGCAAATACAAACTCAAAGTGACCCATTGGTTTGAAATGCAGTCTAAGTTTGAGGGAACACCACAAGGACAACTAGAGGAGGGTATTGAAAAAGTAGCCTGGTTGAATCCTGAAGAAATCAAAGAGGCCTTAAAAAATTCCTATGAAAATATAAAATTGTTATTTGAAGAAGAAAAGCTCCTAAAATAG
- a CDS encoding phosphatidylserine decarboxylase family protein codes for MFHKEGTPSILLGTTFTAVVLLLSDYLISTNWIKMTIQIATLVFLIIILQFFRNPKRTVILNENQILAPVDGKVVVIEEVYEGEYFKDKRLQISIFMSPINVHVTRYGLSGIVKFSKYHPGKFLVAWHPKASEENERTTVVVENNTFGAVLYRQIAGALARRIVNYAQEGMQVVQGTDAGFIKFGSRVDLFLPLGTPVNVVLNQKAIGGKTIIATKA; via the coding sequence ATGTTTCATAAAGAAGGAACCCCAAGCATTTTATTAGGAACTACTTTTACAGCAGTTGTCTTGTTATTATCTGATTATTTAATTTCTACAAATTGGATTAAAATGACCATACAAATTGCAACTTTGGTTTTTCTAATTATCATTTTGCAGTTTTTTAGAAATCCAAAACGTACCGTAATTTTAAATGAGAATCAAATTCTTGCACCTGTTGATGGTAAAGTAGTTGTAATTGAAGAAGTTTACGAAGGAGAATATTTCAAAGACAAACGTTTGCAAATTTCAATTTTTATGTCTCCTATCAATGTACATGTTACTAGATATGGTTTAAGTGGTATCGTAAAATTCAGCAAATACCATCCTGGGAAATTTCTTGTAGCTTGGCATCCAAAAGCAAGTGAAGAAAACGAAAGAACTACAGTTGTTGTTGAGAACAATACTTTTGGCGCAGTTTTATACCGTCAAATTGCTGGAGCCTTAGCTAGACGAATTGTTAATTATGCGCAAGAAGGCATGCAAGTCGTTCAAGGAACTGATGCCGGTTTTATAAAATTTGGCTCAAGAGTAGATTTATTTTTACCTTTGGGTACACCAGTTAATGTAGTTTTAAATCAAAAAGCTATAGGCGGTAAAACTATTATTGCAACAAAGGCATAA
- the rsfS gene encoding ribosome silencing factor: protein MAKKTINNDVLLANIIKGIEEVKGNDIDILDLREIDTAVCDYFIICNGTSNTQVNAIVNSIQKTVSKELKDKPWHVEGTDNAEWVLMDYVNIVVHVFQKHIREYYNIESLWGDAKITTIENKY from the coding sequence ATGGCGAAAAAGACTATTAATAATGATGTTTTACTAGCAAACATCATCAAAGGAATCGAAGAGGTAAAAGGAAATGATATTGATATTCTTGATTTAAGAGAAATTGACACTGCCGTATGTGATTATTTCATAATTTGCAACGGTACTTCTAATACACAAGTAAACGCAATTGTCAATTCAATTCAAAAAACAGTATCCAAAGAACTTAAAGATAAACCTTGGCATGTTGAAGGAACTGACAATGCAGAATGGGTATTGATGGATTATGTGAATATTGTTGTTCACGTATTTCAAAAGCACATTCGCGAGTACTACAATATTGAAAGTCTTTGGGGAGATGCCAAAATAACAACTATCGAAAATAAATACTAA
- a CDS encoding superoxide dismutase yields the protein MRKPFFLIPSFLFVFLLTSCNKKELIEVVEVPLPAAEQKITIGNPEDVKADDGSFQVEALPYKYDALSPSISALALELHYSKHYLTYTNNLNKAIKGTPLENLTIEEVLTKLDINNADMRNNAGGYYNHSLFWKIMGPKAGGVPKDTLAGAITKDFGSFENFTTQFKNTASKHFGSGWVWLVVDREGKLQITSTQNQDNPLMPLVPVVGYHGKPILALDIWEHSYYIDYQYKRKNYIDAFFNVINWNKVNENYQATFKKK from the coding sequence ATGAGAAAACCTTTCTTTTTAATACCTTCTTTTTTATTCGTTTTTTTGTTGACTAGCTGTAATAAAAAAGAATTAATTGAAGTAGTTGAAGTCCCTCTTCCTGCTGCAGAACAAAAAATCACCATAGGCAATCCAGAAGATGTAAAAGCGGACGATGGTTCTTTTCAAGTAGAAGCTTTACCCTATAAATATGATGCCTTATCACCATCTATTTCGGCTTTAGCGTTAGAACTCCATTATTCAAAGCATTATTTAACGTATACCAATAATTTAAACAAAGCCATCAAAGGAACTCCTTTGGAAAACTTAACTATTGAAGAAGTTCTAACCAAATTAGATATCAATAATGCAGATATGCGAAATAATGCAGGAGGGTATTATAATCACAGTCTTTTTTGGAAAATAATGGGACCAAAAGCGGGTGGTGTTCCAAAAGATACATTGGCAGGAGCCATTACTAAAGACTTTGGCTCTTTTGAAAATTTCACAACACAATTTAAAAATACTGCTTCAAAGCATTTTGGTTCAGGTTGGGTTTGGTTAGTGGTAGATCGCGAGGGAAAACTCCAAATTACTAGTACACAAAATCAGGACAACCCATTGATGCCTTTAGTTCCTGTAGTGGGTTATCACGGAAAACCTATTTTAGCTTTAGATATCTGGGAGCATTCGTATTATATAGATTACCAATACAAACGAAAAAATTATATCGATGCCTTTTTTAATGTGATTAATTGGAATAAAGTCAACGAAAATTATCAGGCAACCTTTAAGAAAAAATAA